A window of the Diabrotica undecimpunctata isolate CICGRU chromosome 1, icDiaUnde3, whole genome shotgun sequence genome harbors these coding sequences:
- the LOC140434526 gene encoding uncharacterized protein has translation MDISSTRYKHKDIHKITWMRPVGLEENQIDHVLIKKMQKQSINDVRSYRGANINSDHMLVITKCKIKTTKNGRRKAQRKWDVLKLKEKEVRRRFVQEVNTEMQFRSPTNGTFKKIKQGINNAAEKVVDKMQNIRRNNWFDDECKLAVEEKNRT, from the coding sequence ATGGACATAAGTAGCACGAGATATAAAcacaaagacatacacaaaataacATGGATGAGACCAGTAGGTCTAGAGGAAAATCAAATAGACCATGTATTGATTAAAAAGATGCAGAAACAATCGATAAATGACGTTAGATCTTACAGAGGGGCCAACATAAATTCGGACCATATGCTAgtgattacaaaatgtaaaataaaaacaacgaagAATGGAAGGCGAAAAGCACAGAGAAAATGGGACGTACTTAAATTGAAAGAGAAAGAAGTAAGAAGAAGATTTGTACAAGAAGTAAATACAGAGATGCAGTTTAGAAGCCCAACAAAtggaacatttaaaaaaatcaaacaaggaaTAAACAATGCAGCAGAGAAAGTGGTGgacaaaatgcaaaatataagaagaaataattggtttgacgatgagtgCAAATTAGCAGTAGAAGAAAAGAATAGAACATGA